From Alienimonas californiensis, a single genomic window includes:
- a CDS encoding 3-keto-disaccharide hydrolase gives MVAASLLAVVLLAPPTSAPPTAAPPPDAAPQQPNSQQADPAEGAADGKPKWRSLFDGKTLTGWDVTAFGGEGEVAVEDGAILLPFGNNLTGVTVTKEVAKTLPTADYVLELEAKRVSGTDFFCGLTVPMWSPAEKKPSHASLILGGWGGGLVGLSSIDRFDASENETTTYHAFENDQWYRVRLEVTKAGVRALLDGEQLFAADIRDRIVSTRSEVNLSKPLGVSTYVTTGAIRGVRIRPLTEAEVKAVNKACEPFDATGGEPPVNEFGEKN, from the coding sequence ATGGTCGCCGCCTCGCTTCTCGCCGTCGTCTTGCTGGCCCCGCCGACGTCCGCTCCCCCGACGGCTGCTCCCCCGCCCGACGCCGCCCCCCAGCAACCCAACTCGCAGCAGGCCGACCCGGCCGAGGGCGCCGCGGACGGGAAGCCGAAGTGGCGGTCGCTGTTCGACGGCAAGACGCTGACCGGCTGGGACGTGACGGCCTTCGGCGGGGAGGGCGAGGTGGCCGTCGAGGACGGGGCAATCCTGCTGCCCTTCGGCAACAATCTGACCGGCGTGACCGTGACGAAGGAGGTCGCCAAGACCCTGCCGACGGCCGACTACGTGCTCGAACTGGAGGCGAAGCGGGTCAGCGGCACCGACTTCTTCTGCGGGCTGACGGTCCCGATGTGGAGCCCCGCGGAGAAGAAGCCCTCGCACGCCTCGCTGATCCTCGGCGGCTGGGGCGGCGGGCTGGTGGGACTCAGTTCCATCGACCGCTTCGACGCCAGCGAGAACGAAACGACCACCTATCACGCCTTTGAAAACGACCAGTGGTATCGGGTGCGGCTGGAGGTCACCAAGGCCGGCGTCCGGGCCCTGCTGGACGGGGAGCAATTGTTCGCGGCGGACATCCGCGACCGCATCGTCTCCACCCGCAGCGAGGTGAACCTGTCGAAGCCGCTGGGCGTCTCCACGTACGTCACCACCGGGGCGATCCGCGGCGTCCGCATTCGACCGCTGACCGAGGCCGAGGTGAAGGCCGTGAACAAGGCCTGCGAACCCTTCGACGCCACCGGCGGCGAACCGCCCGTCAACGAGTTCGGCGAGAAGAACTGA
- a CDS encoding GGDEF domain-containing protein, with product MSVAAPDSSAADSAVADRSDWPAQPVEVKASAPPVDPLAALAKENELLRAVVGIGGHQRLVKALHDIAAGEDGPGCTALLERSPGGASWLERGCGGREMSSAVLRTLPDPMKLSKRAEPLPSPPPSLAGAWAVPLSGGGRTGLWIAPTPPTGGDEGRGRRLWELVGDALWNRFITAEALSAARGALALRDAQVALYAAAAQEGEPQAVLTRLLGALAVACGAERAALYTAGQNGRRIAAAGAELPRPVAAVAAEHEARLAVAVPERLAAGEDENGIVSFDQAALARVGVRSLIGRAAAVSIGGGATGASLLIFKSDAAPLPPHADRTLAWAGGFFADVLPRCTKAAAASRLARRDGLTGLANRRTFDERLTTLFAGAVATQGDLALLMCDLDHFKSVNDTHGHAVGDRVLKEAAAAIQEALVDSRSGDVALAARYGGEELVVLLPDFGAAGAARIAERIREAIARIELPAGGPRTHVTTSLGLALYPYDAQDAESLLQAADKALYAAKSGGRNRIVRAG from the coding sequence GTGTCCGTCGCCGCTCCCGACTCGTCGGCCGCCGATTCGGCCGTTGCCGATCGTTCGGACTGGCCGGCTCAGCCCGTCGAGGTCAAGGCGTCCGCCCCGCCGGTCGATCCCCTCGCCGCGCTGGCGAAAGAAAACGAACTGCTGCGGGCGGTCGTCGGCATCGGCGGTCACCAGCGGCTCGTCAAGGCGCTGCACGACATCGCCGCCGGCGAGGACGGGCCGGGCTGCACGGCGTTGCTGGAACGCTCGCCGGGCGGGGCGTCGTGGTTGGAGCGGGGCTGCGGGGGGCGGGAAATGTCCTCCGCGGTCCTCCGCACGCTGCCGGACCCGATGAAGCTGTCGAAGCGGGCCGAACCGCTCCCCTCGCCCCCGCCGTCGCTGGCCGGGGCGTGGGCGGTGCCGCTGTCCGGCGGGGGGCGGACCGGGCTGTGGATCGCCCCGACGCCGCCGACCGGCGGGGACGAGGGCCGCGGTCGCCGCCTGTGGGAGCTGGTGGGCGACGCGCTCTGGAATCGATTCATCACTGCGGAGGCGCTGTCGGCGGCCCGCGGGGCGCTGGCGCTGCGCGACGCGCAGGTAGCCCTATACGCGGCCGCCGCACAGGAGGGCGAACCGCAGGCGGTACTCACCCGCCTGCTGGGCGCCCTGGCCGTCGCCTGCGGGGCGGAGCGGGCGGCGCTGTACACCGCCGGCCAGAACGGCCGCCGCATCGCCGCCGCCGGGGCCGAACTGCCCCGCCCGGTCGCCGCGGTCGCCGCCGAGCACGAGGCGAGGTTGGCCGTCGCCGTGCCGGAACGACTCGCCGCCGGCGAGGACGAGAACGGCATCGTCTCGTTCGATCAGGCGGCGTTGGCCCGCGTGGGCGTGCGGTCGCTGATCGGCCGGGCCGCCGCGGTCTCGATCGGCGGCGGGGCGACGGGGGCGTCGCTGCTGATTTTCAAATCGGACGCCGCCCCGCTCCCGCCGCACGCGGATCGGACGCTCGCCTGGGCTGGCGGGTTCTTCGCGGACGTGTTGCCCCGCTGCACCAAGGCGGCCGCCGCCAGTCGTCTCGCCCGCCGCGACGGACTGACGGGTCTGGCGAACCGCCGGACCTTCGACGAGCGTCTGACGACCCTGTTCGCCGGCGCCGTCGCGACCCAAGGCGACCTCGCGCTGCTGATGTGCGACCTGGATCACTTCAAGTCGGTGAACGACACCCACGGGCACGCCGTCGGCGACCGGGTGCTGAAGGAGGCCGCCGCGGCGATTCAGGAGGCGCTGGTCGACAGCCGCAGCGGGGACGTCGCCCTCGCCGCCCGCTACGGCGGGGAGGAGTTGGTCGTGCTGCTGCCGGACTTCGGCGCCGCCGGCGCCGCCCGGATCGCGGAGCGAATCCGGGAGGCGATCGCGCGGATCGAACTGCCGGCCGGCGGCCCGCGGACGCACGTCACCACCAGCCTCGGCCTGGCCCTCTACCCGTACGACGCCCAAGACGCGGAGTCCCTGCTGCAAGCTGCCGACAAGGCGCTGTACGCGGCGAAGTCCGGCGGGCGGAACCGCATCGTTCGGGCCGGGTAA
- a CDS encoding MazG nucleotide pyrophosphohydrolase domain-containing protein produces MFGEKDAARGPEATFLWFTEEVGELAGALRGGPKEELALEFADVLAWLATLANIAGVDLEEAVRAKYGGGCPRCGAAVCVCDPAKKP; encoded by the coding sequence ATGTTCGGCGAGAAGGACGCCGCCCGCGGCCCGGAGGCGACGTTCCTGTGGTTCACCGAGGAGGTCGGCGAACTGGCCGGCGCCCTCCGCGGCGGTCCGAAGGAGGAGTTGGCCCTGGAGTTCGCGGACGTGCTCGCCTGGCTGGCCACGCTGGCGAATATCGCGGGCGTCGATCTGGAAGAGGCCGTGCGGGCGAAGTACGGCGGCGGCTGTCCCCGCTGCGGGGCGGCGGTTTGCGTCTGCGATCCTGCGAAGAAGCCGTGA
- a CDS encoding HEAT repeat domain-containing protein, which produces MIVNPFSRIAALLALGGTVLFAAPAPAADPDSPQVKAAIEKGVEYLARSKQSGAGDGRHILAALGMAKGGADKNHPVIVSALAAIDKRTADGKYRPERDHLYTAGLELMLLEAAGDPATNAARMRPILGYVLAQQQNYGGWYYPTQAAANPGNYYGDTSITQYAVLGLWTAERAGLDLETRVWNSLAQWQVATKRKGGTFAYHPRRDGTGEIKDTMTAAGACNTLLSARYLHGVAALDAQRAEAEAADRAARDAKNALMKKYAALDRRVDSEAAEKERQQQAGGPVVPLSTLVGTADDAIDALARGMQFTKGPHRLYLMYTVERLGALSGRRLFGDVDWYEQGSELLLRTQKGDGSWDGEGQGEVGTAFAVMFLSRATAKALGERSLYGGGMLKGGRGLPDDLTQARFTGDEITFDRPTGELSDLLSQLEDPRAANVPAAREAVLETVRLGDREALIGQTARLRRLVDDPRPEVRAVVAWALARGGGAEDVEAIFQMLAEDPDAGVVQEAHNALCVLARLPRGPAIPLAMLPEREAALRRLDDRDLPATYVTNRRLRILPGGPFEGLPAGLSDEERAKAFHDWRAVATAAWADWRDAVRPYEQRDLVPAPKRP; this is translated from the coding sequence ATGATCGTCAATCCGTTCTCCCGCATCGCGGCGCTGCTGGCGTTGGGGGGAACCGTCCTGTTCGCGGCGCCGGCGCCGGCCGCCGATCCGGACAGCCCGCAGGTGAAGGCGGCGATCGAGAAGGGCGTCGAGTACCTCGCCCGGTCCAAACAGAGCGGCGCCGGGGACGGGCGCCACATCCTTGCGGCGCTGGGGATGGCCAAGGGCGGGGCCGACAAGAACCACCCGGTCATCGTCTCCGCCCTGGCGGCGATCGACAAACGCACCGCCGACGGCAAGTACCGGCCGGAGCGCGACCACCTCTACACCGCCGGGCTCGAGCTGATGTTGCTCGAAGCGGCCGGCGATCCGGCGACCAACGCCGCCCGCATGCGGCCGATCCTGGGCTACGTCCTCGCCCAGCAGCAGAACTACGGCGGCTGGTACTACCCGACCCAGGCCGCGGCCAACCCCGGCAACTACTACGGCGACACCAGCATCACCCAGTACGCCGTGCTGGGCCTGTGGACCGCCGAACGGGCCGGGTTGGACCTGGAAACCCGCGTCTGGAACTCCTTGGCCCAGTGGCAGGTCGCCACGAAGCGGAAGGGCGGCACGTTCGCCTATCACCCGCGGCGGGACGGGACGGGGGAGATCAAGGACACGATGACCGCCGCCGGCGCCTGCAACACGCTGCTGAGCGCCCGCTACCTGCACGGCGTCGCCGCCCTGGACGCCCAGCGGGCGGAGGCCGAGGCCGCCGACCGGGCCGCCCGCGACGCCAAAAACGCCCTGATGAAGAAGTACGCCGCCCTCGACCGCCGGGTCGACTCCGAGGCGGCGGAAAAGGAACGGCAGCAGCAGGCCGGCGGGCCGGTGGTGCCGCTCTCGACCCTCGTCGGCACCGCCGACGACGCCATCGACGCCCTCGCCCGCGGCATGCAGTTCACCAAAGGCCCCCACCGCCTGTATTTGATGTACACCGTGGAGCGGCTCGGCGCCCTCTCCGGCCGTCGCCTGTTCGGCGACGTGGATTGGTATGAGCAGGGGTCGGAGCTGTTGCTCCGCACGCAGAAGGGCGACGGCTCCTGGGACGGCGAGGGGCAGGGGGAAGTCGGCACCGCCTTCGCAGTAATGTTCCTCTCCCGGGCCACCGCCAAGGCCCTCGGCGAGCGCAGCCTGTACGGCGGCGGCATGCTCAAGGGCGGCCGCGGCCTGCCGGACGACCTCACCCAGGCCCGCTTCACCGGCGACGAAATCACCTTCGACCGCCCCACCGGGGAACTGTCCGATCTGCTCTCCCAGTTGGAGGACCCCCGCGCCGCCAACGTGCCCGCCGCCCGCGAGGCGGTGCTGGAGACCGTGCGGCTGGGCGACCGGGAGGCGTTGATTGGCCAGACGGCCCGGCTGCGGCGCCTCGTCGACGACCCGCGGCCGGAGGTGCGGGCGGTCGTCGCCTGGGCACTGGCCCGCGGCGGCGGGGCGGAGGACGTGGAGGCGATCTTCCAGATGCTCGCCGAGGACCCGGACGCCGGCGTCGTGCAGGAGGCCCACAACGCCCTGTGCGTACTCGCCCGCCTGCCCCGCGGCCCCGCCATCCCCTTGGCGATGTTGCCGGAGCGCGAAGCGGCCCTGCGGCGGCTGGACGACCGGGATCTCCCGGCGACCTACGTGACGAACCGCCGCCTGCGCATCCTGCCGGGCGGTCCGTTCGAGGGCCTGCCGGCGGGCCTCAGCGACGAGGAGCGGGCGAAGGCCTTTCACGACTGGCGGGCCGTGGCGACCGCCGCCTGGGCCGACTGGCGCGACGCCGTGCGCCCCTACGAGCAACGCGACCTCGTCCCCGCCCCGAAGCGGCCCTGA
- a CDS encoding MotA/TolQ/ExbB proton channel family protein — MPILDFAGLAIYVALGLTALVGLFITVLLVRRVAQKRFSNAKAADEFVEECLALVERRDYAAVTELCDSPPYWSKATPQLIQTATENRHLPPARLRRTVAERFERHVLADLEYRSSWVATIVKTAPMLGLLGTVVGMIAAFAKIAAADQTGTNPSLLANDIAVALNTTASGLAIAIPMVIAGNLLQNKISKLQDGVEERLGRYLDGLIEAESGAAG, encoded by the coding sequence ATGCCCATTCTCGATTTTGCCGGTCTGGCGATTTACGTCGCGCTGGGCCTCACCGCGCTGGTGGGGTTGTTCATCACCGTGCTGCTGGTCCGCCGCGTCGCCCAGAAGCGGTTCAGCAACGCCAAAGCGGCGGACGAGTTCGTCGAGGAATGCCTCGCCCTGGTGGAGCGCCGCGACTACGCCGCGGTGACGGAGCTGTGCGATTCGCCGCCCTACTGGAGTAAGGCGACGCCGCAGCTCATTCAGACCGCCACGGAGAACCGCCACCTGCCGCCCGCCCGGCTGCGGCGGACTGTTGCGGAGCGGTTCGAGCGGCACGTGCTGGCCGACCTGGAGTACCGCTCCAGCTGGGTGGCGACGATCGTGAAGACCGCCCCGATGCTCGGGCTGCTGGGCACGGTCGTGGGGATGATCGCCGCCTTCGCCAAGATCGCCGCCGCCGACCAGACGGGCACGAACCCCTCGCTGCTGGCGAACGACATCGCGGTCGCCCTAAACACCACCGCCAGCGGCCTAGCGATTGCCATCCCAATGGTCATCGCCGGCAACCTGCTTCAGAACAAGATCTCGAAGTTGCAGGACGGCGTGGAGGAGCGGCTCGGCCGGTATCTCGACGGGCTGATCGAAGCCGAATCCGGGGCCGCCGGATGA
- a CDS encoding ExbD/TolR family protein: protein MSESLDTPRRPPHAHLAEEEYVHTPREKRKELDFDITPMIDVVFLLLIFFMVSSTMQEPAKSDAPPAVHGRGIDAASTIKVILLPERGGEYEVELPDGEVVPLAEALETDRIAQAVAAAKANFPNKTEAVLLADRDATAEQTFPILRQIGEVEGVSFHTEVQDPR, encoded by the coding sequence ATGAGCGAATCGCTCGACACGCCCCGCCGCCCGCCGCACGCGCACCTCGCGGAGGAGGAGTACGTCCACACGCCGCGGGAGAAGCGGAAGGAACTCGACTTCGACATCACCCCGATGATCGACGTCGTGTTCCTCCTGCTAATTTTTTTCATGGTGAGTAGCACCATGCAGGAGCCCGCGAAGTCGGACGCCCCGCCGGCGGTGCACGGGCGGGGGATCGACGCCGCCAGCACGATCAAGGTGATCCTGCTGCCGGAACGCGGCGGGGAGTACGAGGTGGAACTGCCTGACGGCGAGGTCGTCCCGTTGGCAGAGGCCCTCGAGACCGATCGCATCGCGCAGGCGGTCGCCGCCGCGAAGGCGAACTTCCCGAACAAGACCGAGGCCGTGCTGCTGGCCGACCGCGACGCCACCGCGGAGCAGACGTTCCCGATCCTGCGGCAGATCGGCGAGGTGGAGGGCGTCTCGTTTCACACCGAAGTGCAGGACCCCCGCTGA
- a CDS encoding ExbD/TolR family protein: MRIAFPCPHCAAPLGISASRAGAVVRCPSCREMLTVPEEDQPLPEPDPAAVFAPAQAPPVQAPLSVQYEEEPFKFSPKRREQDEMDLTPMVDVTFLLLIFFMITASFSIQKTLPTPVPEPDEEGVSQQLVTMDELEQEAVVVRLEGGDEAYVDDKPVASLADLPDALRDAMNAPGQAGRGEVVIQAADAARHEAIVAAYDAAAGLGVERVRLAIAAED, encoded by the coding sequence GTGCGGATCGCCTTCCCCTGCCCGCATTGTGCCGCCCCGCTGGGGATCTCCGCCTCCCGCGCGGGGGCGGTCGTGCGGTGCCCCTCCTGCCGGGAGATGCTGACCGTCCCCGAGGAAGACCAGCCGCTGCCCGAGCCGGACCCCGCTGCCGTCTTCGCCCCTGCCCAGGCGCCCCCCGTCCAGGCCCCGCTGAGCGTGCAGTACGAGGAGGAGCCGTTCAAGTTCTCGCCGAAGCGGCGGGAGCAGGACGAGATGGACCTCACGCCGATGGTCGACGTGACCTTCCTCCTGCTAATTTTCTTTATGATCACAGCGAGTTTTAGCATCCAGAAGACGCTCCCCACCCCGGTGCCGGAGCCGGACGAGGAGGGCGTTTCGCAACAACTCGTCACGATGGACGAACTGGAGCAGGAGGCCGTGGTCGTGCGCTTGGAGGGCGGGGACGAGGCGTACGTGGACGACAAGCCGGTCGCCTCGCTGGCCGACCTGCCGGACGCGCTCCGCGACGCGATGAACGCCCCCGGGCAGGCCGGTCGGGGGGAGGTGGTAATCCAGGCGGCGGACGCCGCCCGTCACGAAGCGATCGTCGCCGCCTACGACGCCGCCGCGGGGCTGGGGGTGGAGCGCGTCCGCCTCGCCATCGCCGCCGAAGACTGA
- a CDS encoding outer membrane protein assembly factor BamB family protein, whose product MARLEITSPSGKVRETPLPDAAGLTVGRHASSDVRINADGVHQMHCRFLPDGDGYRVSAGPEGGLRVNGSVVTEKRLAEGDTMIVGPAKVTFRADRPPETMAESDELTLVAASSDALPVWADPARAKAAAADRQRRDARPVSPAPESNEKAAKPAAKRKSRRATTARGEADDNVVNAEAQTAIFEEVDEDDDPFDDGGDDPNPFAVEEENDADAADDDGLGALAALAADETGETPVAADGDEIPEPAAPVADPDSGEQPVLLPPGGRFAPLTKLAGPPARPGEQSIFKSPLVIGLTSVSAALTLAAFAFALLTAREQAQRLYDSATELRATGKYSAALETYDEFLREHPADALVPAVRRERGMTTIERAVDGSGGKWAEGVAAIETFVRENRDRDDFAESHPELASLSRRAALGAAKQAANGGPRELLATVEEAQTLHRRYADPEAASTTDQSREIAAALRTAEAAVVKRETFGDARATVNAALERNDFAAAHRAREDLIARYRDLANDRDVRRLKAQTLAAERDAVVTIPPADAPPPPPAPPAVLAPAIVSRASTGERSDGRVELVRAGSSLFAVDVVTAEPRWRAAVGGGGAAAFPPVDADAAGASVLICDAVRPALLSVRLENGAVDWRLPLPAPATGPPRSAGGLVLVGCADGSLLAVDPASGAIDGGLKFPQAVLSPPVEIGGRDDANAGRLLLAARRDVVYTLAGNPPAVEAVSYTGHGAGALAAPLQTIGRYVLICDNDRADSALLRAWAVDPEDGEATEVGRARVPGRIDVPPELRADVLFVSSSPERMTAYAVTDEVDKSVFSRLAAAQLPDPRPVPTYLAAGPDGALWAAGSALRKLELTGDGLQVTPAVLAVGRHVAPPQTNADRLFTTRLTPAGTATIFAAAEADAMVGLSRTVLAPALLAVTGGARPAALSATGVLTPLGDGFPSGGNDGANGDGGTIFLTNGRVLPDLDGEGRELLLARRLPDGGAAVGVGGENPRGWQIDPDGRVGRPIDLPVAPQLAPLPLGPGLLIAAAPRLELATGRGGPTVSAYTAPISGGEAPAWTALVGLSETKAAVTDAAGAIRLIQFNEGASPSLSQTAAISPEWFADLPPAVAGDALIVAGSDGRLHRLNGATLGETAAVDLPARAAFGPTAIGDRVLVALENGTVAGFAAADLTAATVTPLPEPAAGPPGTVGADAAAIVTAGGVAVRFDPMSGEATGRVDTGQPLVGAPFLVGDQPAAAAADGAVVRLDFAPIGAEVADRSEP is encoded by the coding sequence ATGGCCCGTTTGGAGATCACCAGTCCGTCCGGCAAGGTGCGGGAGACCCCGCTGCCGGACGCCGCGGGCCTCACGGTGGGGCGGCACGCCTCCTCCGACGTCCGGATCAACGCCGACGGCGTCCATCAGATGCACTGCCGGTTCCTGCCGGACGGCGACGGCTACCGCGTCTCCGCCGGCCCGGAGGGCGGCCTGCGGGTGAACGGCTCCGTCGTCACGGAGAAGCGGCTGGCGGAGGGCGACACGATGATCGTCGGCCCGGCGAAGGTCACCTTCCGCGCCGACCGGCCGCCCGAAACGATGGCGGAGAGTGACGAACTCACCCTCGTCGCCGCCTCCTCGGACGCACTGCCCGTCTGGGCCGACCCCGCCCGGGCGAAGGCCGCCGCGGCGGACCGCCAACGCCGCGACGCCCGTCCGGTTTCCCCGGCCCCCGAGAGCAACGAGAAGGCGGCGAAGCCCGCGGCGAAGCGGAAGAGCCGGCGGGCCACGACCGCACGGGGCGAGGCCGACGATAACGTCGTGAACGCGGAGGCCCAGACGGCGATCTTCGAGGAGGTCGACGAGGACGACGACCCGTTTGACGACGGCGGCGACGACCCGAACCCGTTTGCGGTGGAGGAGGAGAACGACGCCGACGCCGCCGACGACGACGGGTTGGGGGCGCTCGCCGCCCTCGCCGCCGACGAAACGGGCGAAACGCCTGTCGCCGCGGACGGGGACGAAATCCCCGAACCGGCCGCCCCGGTTGCCGACCCGGACAGCGGCGAACAGCCCGTGCTGCTGCCCCCCGGCGGCCGCTTCGCCCCGCTGACGAAGCTCGCCGGCCCGCCGGCCCGGCCGGGGGAACAGTCGATCTTCAAGAGCCCGCTGGTGATCGGCCTGACCAGCGTCTCGGCGGCGCTGACGCTGGCGGCGTTCGCCTTCGCCCTCCTGACCGCTCGGGAACAGGCCCAGCGGTTATACGACTCCGCCACGGAACTCCGGGCGACCGGCAAATACTCCGCGGCGCTGGAGACCTATGACGAGTTCCTGCGGGAACACCCCGCCGACGCCCTCGTCCCTGCCGTGCGGCGGGAGCGGGGGATGACGACGATCGAACGGGCGGTCGACGGCTCCGGCGGTAAATGGGCCGAGGGGGTCGCGGCGATCGAGACGTTCGTGCGGGAGAACCGCGACCGCGACGACTTCGCCGAGAGCCACCCCGAACTGGCGTCGCTCTCCCGCCGGGCGGCCCTCGGCGCCGCGAAGCAGGCGGCCAACGGCGGGCCGCGGGAGTTGCTGGCCACGGTGGAGGAGGCCCAGACGCTGCATCGCCGCTACGCCGATCCGGAGGCGGCCAGCACGACGGATCAATCGCGGGAGATCGCCGCCGCCCTTCGCACGGCCGAGGCGGCAGTGGTGAAGCGGGAAACGTTCGGCGACGCCCGGGCCACGGTGAACGCCGCCCTGGAACGGAACGACTTCGCCGCCGCCCACCGGGCGCGGGAGGACCTGATCGCCCGCTACCGCGATCTGGCGAACGACCGCGACGTGCGCCGGCTGAAGGCCCAAACGCTTGCCGCGGAGCGGGACGCCGTCGTCACGATTCCCCCCGCCGACGCCCCGCCGCCGCCGCCCGCCCCGCCCGCGGTGCTCGCCCCGGCGATCGTCTCGCGGGCCAGCACGGGCGAGCGCTCCGACGGCCGGGTGGAACTCGTCCGGGCAGGATCGAGTCTGTTCGCGGTGGACGTCGTTACGGCCGAACCGCGGTGGCGGGCCGCCGTGGGCGGCGGCGGGGCCGCGGCGTTTCCGCCGGTCGACGCGGACGCCGCCGGCGCCAGCGTGCTGATCTGCGACGCGGTTCGGCCGGCGCTGCTTTCGGTGCGGCTGGAAAACGGCGCAGTCGACTGGCGCCTGCCCCTGCCGGCGCCGGCCACGGGGCCGCCCCGCAGCGCCGGGGGGCTCGTTCTGGTCGGCTGTGCGGACGGCTCGCTGCTGGCGGTCGATCCCGCCAGCGGGGCGATCGACGGCGGGCTGAAGTTCCCTCAAGCCGTGCTCTCCCCGCCGGTCGAGATCGGCGGCCGGGACGACGCGAACGCCGGCCGCCTGCTGCTCGCCGCGAGGCGGGACGTCGTCTACACGCTCGCCGGCAATCCGCCGGCGGTGGAGGCCGTCAGCTACACCGGCCACGGCGCCGGCGCTCTGGCGGCACCGCTCCAGACGATCGGTCGCTACGTGCTGATCTGCGACAACGACCGGGCCGACTCCGCCCTGCTGCGGGCCTGGGCGGTCGACCCCGAGGACGGCGAGGCGACGGAGGTCGGCCGGGCCCGTGTGCCGGGGCGAATCGACGTGCCGCCGGAACTGCGGGCCGACGTGCTGTTCGTCTCCTCCTCGCCGGAACGCATGACGGCCTACGCCGTCACGGATGAGGTCGACAAATCCGTCTTCTCCCGGCTCGCCGCCGCCCAACTGCCCGATCCGCGGCCGGTGCCGACCTACCTGGCCGCCGGGCCGGACGGGGCGTTGTGGGCGGCGGGCAGCGCCCTTCGCAAGTTGGAACTGACCGGCGACGGGCTGCAGGTCACGCCGGCCGTGCTGGCGGTCGGTCGGCACGTCGCCCCGCCGCAGACGAACGCGGACCGGCTGTTCACGACCCGCCTGACCCCCGCCGGCACGGCGACGATCTTCGCCGCCGCCGAGGCCGACGCGATGGTCGGCCTCAGTCGCACCGTCCTGGCGCCCGCCCTGCTGGCGGTAACCGGCGGCGCCCGGCCGGCGGCGCTGTCGGCGACCGGCGTTCTCACCCCCCTCGGCGACGGCTTCCCAAGCGGGGGGAACGACGGGGCGAACGGCGACGGCGGCACGATCTTCCTCACCAACGGCCGCGTGCTGCCCGATCTGGACGGCGAGGGCCGCGAATTGCTGCTCGCCCGCCGCCTGCCGGACGGCGGGGCGGCCGTCGGCGTGGGCGGCGAGAATCCCCGGGGCTGGCAGATCGACCCCGACGGCCGGGTCGGCCGGCCGATCGATCTGCCCGTCGCCCCGCAGCTCGCTCCGCTGCCGCTGGGGCCGGGCCTGCTGATCGCCGCCGCCCCGCGGCTGGAACTGGCGACCGGCCGGGGCGGCCCGACGGTCTCCGCCTACACCGCCCCGATCTCCGGCGGCGAAGCCCCGGCGTGGACGGCCTTGGTCGGGCTGTCCGAGACGAAGGCCGCCGTCACCGACGCCGCCGGCGCCATTCGGCTGATCCAGTTCAATGAGGGCGCTTCCCCGAGCCTCAGCCAGACCGCCGCAATCTCTCCCGAATGGTTCGCCGATCTGCCGCCCGCGGTCGCCGGGGACGCCCTGATCGTCGCCGGGTCCGACGGCCGTTTGCACCGGCTCAACGGGGCCACCCTGGGCGAGACGGCCGCCGTCGACCTGCCGGCCCGGGCGGCGTTCGGGCCGACGGCGATCGGCGACCGCGTGCTGGTGGCGCTGGAGAACGGCACGGTCGCCGGGTTCGCGGCGGCGGATCTGACCGCGGCGACGGTCACCCCGCTGCCGGAGCCGGCCGCCGGGCCGCCCGGGACGGTCGGGGCCGATGCGGCGGCGATCGTCACCGCCGGCGGCGTCGCGGTGCGGTTCGATCCGATGAGCGGCGAGGCGACCGGCCGGGTGGACACCGGGCAGCCATTGGTCGGGGCGCCATTCCTCGTGGGGGATCAGCCCGCCGCCGCCGCTGCGGACGGGGCCGTCGTCCGCCTGGACTTCGCCCCGATCGGCGCCGAGGTGGCCGACAGGAGCGAACCATGA